CAGGGCTGCCGCTGGCAGGACGGCGAGGTCAGCACACCAGAGGGTTTCGCCGCCGCCTATCGCGCCTTTATGGAAGGCGGCTGGCCCGCGCTGGCCTGCGCTCCCGAGCACGGCGGCCAGGGCCTGCCACAGCTGCTGGACGCGGCGCTGCAGGAAATGCTCTACGCCAGCAATCATGCCTGGGCGATGTATACCGGCATCGCTCACGGTGCTTACCTGTGCCTGCAGGCTCATGCCCCGCAGCCACTCAAGGAGCGCTACCTGCCGGCCATCGTCAGCGGTGAAAGCCTGCCCACCATGTGCCTGACCGAACCCCAGGCCGGCAGCGATGTGGGCCTGTTGCGTTGCCGCGCCGAACCCCAGGACGACGGCACTTATCGCCTCTCCGGCAGCAAGCTGTTGATTTCCGGCGGCGAGCACGACCTGACCGACGGCATCCTGCACCTGGTGCTCGCGCGCCTGCCGGAGGCGCCGGCGGGCACCCGCGGCATCTCCCTGTTCCTGGTGCCCAAACGGCTGGACGACGGCAGGCGCAACGCCGTGCGTTGCGACGGCATCGAACACAAGATGGGCATCAAGGGCAGCGCCACTTGCTCGCTGAGTTTCGACGGCGCCCAGGGCTGGCTGATCGGCGAGGCGAATCGCGGCCTGGCGGCGCTGTTCGTGATGATGAACTCGGCGCGCCTGCACGTCGGTCTGCAAGGGCTCGGGCATGCCGAGGCGGCCTGGCAGAACGCCGCGGACTACGCCCGCGAACGCCGGCAGATGCGCGCGCCCAGCCGCCCAGAGGGCGTCGCCGCCGCGCCTGCCGACCCGATCCACTATCACCCGGCCATGCGCCTGGCACTGCTGCGTTTGCGTACCGTCAGCCAGGGCCTGCGCGCTATCGGTTACTGGGGCGCGCACCTGCTCGACCAGGCCGAGCACGCCGTGCTCGAAGCCGAGCGCCAACAGGCGGCGCGCCTGGCCGGGCTGCTGACGCCGGTGATCAAGGCGTTCTCTACCGATCAGGGCTTTCACCTGGCCAGCGAGGCGCTGCAGGTGTTTGGCGGCTACGGCTATATCAGCGAGTACGCCATCGAGCAGACCCTGCGCGACAGCCGTATCGCCATGATCTACGAGGGCAGCAACGAGATTCAGGCCAACGACCTGCTGCTGCGCAAGGTATTGGACGATGGTGGCGTGGCGCTGGAGGAGCTGCTGGCGGTGTTCGAGCAGGAAACGGCGGCGGGTGGCGCGTATGCCGAACAGCTGAGTGCGCTGGGCGCGAAGTTGCGTGTCTTGGTGAAAGGCATCTTCAACCAAACCGAGGGCGACGCCGAATTCCCGTACCGGATCGCCGGGGATTTTCTGCACCTGCTCGGCTGGGCGCTGCTGGCCTACGCCTGGGCGCGCTCGGCGCGCCTGGCAAATGCGCTGCTGGCGAATGATCCCTGGTATCAGGAGAAGCTCGATGGCGCGACGTTCTTCTTCAGCTATCTAATGCCGGAAAGCGATTTGCGCATCGCCCGGATCAATGTCGCGCGGGCGACGTTGGGGTTTCTGGCTTGACGGTCGCTCTCTGTTCGCCGATGTTTGGCGTGTAGAGGAAACGGCAAAAATGTGGCGGAAGCAGCCGCAAGCTGCAAGCTGCAAGCTCCAGGTTAAAAGCAGTCCGCAGTGCTCTAGCTTGTTCTTGCAGCTTGAGGCTTGAAGCTCAATGTCCGCTTCTGCCTTTTACCGGTCCACCATGCTACTCGCCGCCTCTCACAAGGCATCTTACCGATTGACCTTATGCAACAACCGCAACAACTGCGCACGCTCATCTTCGTCCAAGGCGGCGGTGGCCGCTTCGTCGCTGGCCACAGCGATGGCCTTGAGCTGGCCGAGCAGGGCGATGCCGGCCTTGGTGAGAAACACGCCATAGGCCCGCTTGTCCTGCACGCCACGTACGCGCTGGGCCAGGCCGCGGCTTTCCAGCTTGTTGAGCAGTGGCACCAGTTGCGGTGGCTCGATGGCCAGCTGGCGCGCCAGGTCGGCCTGCATTAGCCCCGGCTCGTTGTCGATGATCACCATGGCGGTGAATTGCGCCGGGCGCAGGTCGTGCTCGGCCAGGTTGCCGACCAGGTGCTGAAACACTTTCAGCTGGGCACGGCGCAGCGCGTAGCCCACCAGGGTGTCCAGCCAGCTTTCAGGCAACCCATCGCCCCCCTGGTTGGGCTGGGTCGAGGTGTCCATCTGGCTGGAGGTGTTGCTCATGGCAGGCGGCTTCTTCAGTTAAGCGAATTAAGCATTTTGCACGTCGGCGCGTTAACTGGCCAGCGCCGCTGCCGGGTGGCCGAACGAGGTCGCTGTTACGTAGAGGCGGAGCACCGGACTGTCAGGCGCGCTTCTTGGTGTCAGGCGCGCGGCTGAGCTTTTCCGCGCTGAGCTTGCGCTGGCCTTCGCCATCGACCCAGCCGGCTTCCCAGGCGGCAGCGGGCATGCTGTCAGCAAAGGGCAGGGTGTCGGAGGGGTGCCCGGCCAGCCCTGCCATATAGCCTTGCTGGTAGGCCTTGGTGAGGCTTTCCAGGCTCCAGTGTTGCGTGTTGTCGCGGTGGCTCATGAGAGGGATTCGCAAAGAGTGCTTGCAATCCATCCTAGCCAAATCCGCTCGGCTAAGCCGGGCCACCTGTCCCGGATTTATGACCATTGGTTTTTTTTGTGACGCAGTCGTCGCGGGCCAGGCCCCGGTTTCACACGGCCAGGGAGAGGATGCTGGCCTGGTAGGCGGCGGCGAAACTGTCGAAATCGCCTTCCTCGTGGGCTTCGAGTTCGGCCTGTTCCTGCAATGACTGCCGGGCGGCCTGCTCGAATTCGGCCTGCTGCTCGGCGTTCAATGGCTGGCTGCGGAAGTGCTCGGCGTGGCGCTTGCTCTGGCGCAGGGAGAATGCCGCAAAGCTTTCGCCTTTCTGCAGCTCGGTGAGTACCTGGGCCGACGGCGTCAGGCTGGCGTCGTCGACCTTGGCGCGTTGGGCAAGCAGGGCCGCGCCGTGGACGTCTGTACCCTGGCTGCGGTCGAGCAGCTCGGTAATCGCCTCGATGCCGTCGAGCAGCTCGTGGGCCCAGGTCTGCAGGACCACTGGCGCGCCATGGCGCTGCAGGTGCAGGCCGGGGCGACGACCGTCCTTGACCACCTTGAGGAAGTTGTCCGAACAGTTGCCGCATTCGCCGTTGCTCAGTTGCGGGCTATCCTGCAGGGCGCAGTAGAGCAGGAAGGCGTCAAGGAAGCGCGACTCGGCGAGGTCGATGCCCATCGGCAGGAAGGGGTTGATGTCCAGGCAGCGCGCCTCGACGTACTGCACGCCACGGGCCATCAGTGCCTGGATCGGCCGCTCGCCGCTATAGGTCACGCGCTTCGGGCGGATGTTGGAGTAGTACTCGTTTTCGATCTGCAGCACGTTGGTGTTGAGCTGCAGCCATTCGCCGTCTTTCTTGGTGCCGATGTTCACGTAGGGCGGGTAGGGCGTGCCGACTGCTTGGCGCAGGCTGTCGGTGTAGCTGGCCAGGTCGTTGTAGCAGGGCGTCAGTCCGGCCTGGGCTTCGCTCTGGTACCCCAGGTCGCTCATGCGCAGACTGGTGGCGTAGGGCAGGTACAGGGTGTCGGCGTCCAGCTCCTGGAGCTGGTGCGGGCGGCCACGCATGAAGTTCTTGTCCAGCGCCGGCGAAGCGCCGAACAGGTACATCAGCAGCCAGCTGTAGCGGCGGAAGTTGCGGATCAGCGCGATGTAGCGCGACGACTGATAGTCGCGGGCGCTGCGCTTGTCGCCTTCGGCCTGCTGCAGCAGGGCCCACAGCGGCTCCGGCAGGGAGAAGTTATAGTGGATGCCGGCGATGCACTGCATGGTCTTGCCGTAACGCAGAGCCAGGCCCTTGCGGTACACGTACTTGAGCTGGCCGATGTGCGAGCTGCCGTAACGGGCGATCGGAATGACCTCCTCTTCAGGCAGCGGGCCCGGCATCGACGGGCTCCACAGGTACTCGCCGTCGAGCTTGCTGTACACGAAGCGGTGGATGCGCTCGAGTTCGGCCAGGGTCTCGCCCGGGTCCACCGCCGTGGCGGTGATGAACTCGAGCAGGGATTCGGAATAGTCCGTGGTGATCTGCCCATTGGTCAGCGCCGAACCCAGCGCGGCCGGGTGCCCGCTCAGGGCCAGTCGGCCACTTTCATCGACGCGCAGACATTCGCGCTCGATGCCGTGCAGGCACTGGGAGAGCAGGGACAGGTTGGCATGCTCGCCGAGCAGGGCCAGACGGCGGGAGAACAGGTCGCTCAAGATTGCATTCCTTCACGCAGCGGTCGCCCCAATATGGGGGTGGACGCTGGACTCTACAAGGGGCGAATTGCTGACGTTGGTCGTCTGGCGAAGAGTGCGTGCACTCTAGCGACATGTGCCGGCGGCTTTCGAGGCCGCACGGCGCGTGATGCGCGGGCTCAGAGCCTGTTTACGATCTCGCGAGCTAGAGCGATACAAGGGGCCCCCGCAAAAAACAAGCGAGGAAGCGGAGTTTACGAGCTGTAGATGAGCATTCCGAGCTTGTTTTTAACGCAGGAACGCCGACGCGCAGCAGATCGTGAACAGGTTCTTAGAGGCAGGCGAAGGTGGCCTGGGCCTTGGCCACCAGCTTGTCGTGCTGGTGCACTTCGGCTTCGATCACCTGGGTGCGGCGGCCGGCGTGGATGACCCAGGCGCGGCAGCTCAGGTCGCCTTCTGTGACGCCACGGATGTAGTTGACCTTGCACTCCAGGGTCACGCTGCTCGGCTCGCCATCGGTCAGGCTGTGGCTGGCCTGGCCCATGGCGGTGTCGATCAGCGAGAACAGCGCGCCGCCGTGCAGCTTGCCGTGCAGGTTGCGCAGGCCGTCGTGCATGCTCAGGGCGATGATCGCCTCGCCGGCCTCGGCCTTGACGATCTTGAGGCCGAGCAGGCGCCCGAAGGCGCTGCTCTTGCCGATCTCGTCCGCGGGTTGGCTCATCGCTTACTTCCTCAGCTGTTTGGCGTTGGCGAACAGCGAAGCCATGGCGGCGTTGGCCGGAGCCGGTTTGTCCTGGCCGGAGTGACGCTCGCTGCGCGGCGCCTGGCCACCCTTGCCGCCACCCTGTCGGGCGCCACCACGAGGGCCTTCGACCTTCTCGCCCGGGGTGTCGCTCATGCGCATCGACAGGGCGATGCGGTTGCGTGGGATGTCCACTTCCATGACCTTGACCTTGACCACGTCGCCGGCCTTGACCGCCTCGTGCGGGTCCTTGATGAATTTCTCGGACAGCGCCGAGATATGCACCAGGCCGTCCTGGTGCACGCCGATATCGACGAAGGCGCCGAAGTTGGTCACGTTGGTCACCACGCCTTCGAGGATCATCCCCAACTCGAGGTCCTTGAGGGTTTCCACGCCTTCCTGGAACTCGGCGGTCTTGAACTCGGGTCGCGGGTCGCGGCCGGGTTTTTCCAACTCGCTGAGAATGTCGCCGACGGTCACCTGGCCGAAGGTTTCGTCGGTGAATTTCTTCGGATCCAGGCGTTTGAGGAAGCCCGTGTCGCCGATCAGCGAGCGGATGTCGCGGCCGGTGTCGGCGGCGATGCGCTGTACCAGGGGGTAGGTTTCCGGGTGCACCGCGGAGGCATCCAGCGGGTTGTCGCCATTCATCACGCGCAGGAAGCCGGCGGCCTGCTCGAAGGTCTTGTCGCCCAGGCGCGGAACCTTCTTCAGGGCATCACGGGTCTTGAAGGCGCCGTGGGCGTCGCGGTGGGCGACGATGTTCTGCGCCAGGGTCGCGTTGAGGCCGGAAATACGCGCGAGCAGGGCGCTGGAGGCGGTGTTGACGTCCACGCCCACGGCGTTCACGCAGTCTTCCACCACGGCGTCCAGGCTGCGCGCCAGCTTGAGCTGGGACACATCGTGCTGGTACTGGCCCACGCCGATGGATTTCGGGTCGATCTTCACCAGTTCGGCCAGCGGGTCCTGCAGGCGACGGGCGATGCTTACCGCGCCGCGCAGCGACACGTCGAGGTCAGGGAATTCCCTGGCCGCCAGTTCCGAGGCCGAGTACACCGAGGCGCCGGCTTCGCTGACCATGATCTTGGTCATCTTCAGGCCCGGGTACTTCTTGATCAGCTCGATGGCCAGCTTGTCGGTCTCGCGGCTGGCGGTGCCGTTGCCGATGGCGATCAGGTCGACGCCGTGCTTGGCGCACAGCTTGGCCAGCACGTTGAGGGTGCCGTCCCAGTCGTTGCGCGGGGCGTGCGGGTAGACGGTGGCGGTATCGAGCAGCTTGCCGGTGGCGTCGACCACCGCCACCTTGCAGCCGGTGCGTAGGCCTGGGTCGAGGCCCAGGGTCGCGCGCGGGCCGGCCGGCGCGGCGAGCAGCAGGTCGTGCAGGTTGCGGGCGAATACGCTGATCGCCTCGTCTTCCGCGCCTTCGCGCAGCTCGCCGAGCAGGTCGGTTTCCAGGTGGGTATAGAGCTTGACCTTCCAGGTCCAGCGCACCACTTCGGCCAGCCATCTGTCGGCGGCGCGGCCCTGGTTGGCGATGCCGAAGCGCTCGGCGATCATGCCCTCGCACGGGTGCAGGGTGCCGGGTAGCTCCTCACCGACCTTGAGGCTGGCAGTGAGGATGCCCTCGTTGCGGCCCCGGAAGATCGCCAGGGCACGGTGCGACGGTGCGCCCTTGAGCTTCTCGTCATGCTCGAAGTAGTCGCGGAACTTGGCGCCTTCGTTTTCCTTGCCGGCGACCACCCGGGCGCTCAGGGTGGCATTGTCCTTGAGGAAGCTGCGCAGGCTGCTGAGCAGGCTGGCGTCCTCGGCGAAGCGCTCCATGAGGATGTACTTGGCGCCTTCGAGCACTGCCTTGGTATCGGCGAAGCCTTTCTCGGCATCGATAAAGCGCGCCGCTTCGCTCTCCGGCGTCAGGCTCGGATCATTGAACAGCGCGTCGGCCAGCTCGCCAAGGCCCGCTTCCAGGGCGATCTGGCCCTTGGTGCGGCGCTTCTGCTTGTAGGGCAGATACAGGTCTTCGAGGCGGGTCTTGGTATCGGCGAGGTTGATTTCGCGGCTCAGCTCGGGGGTCAGCTTGCCCTGTTCCTCGATGCTGGCCAGGATGCTGGCGCGGCGATCGTCGAGTTCACGCAGGTAGCGCAGGCGCTCTTCCAGGTTGCGCAGCTGGGTATCGTCGAGGCTGCCGGTGACTTCCTTGCGGTAACGGGCGATGAACGGCACGGTGGAGCCTTCGTCGAGCAGGGCGACGGCGGCGGCGACCTGTTGGGGGCGCACGCCCAGTTCTTCGGCGATACGGTTGTTGATGCTGAGCATAGAAAGAAGAATCCACCTTGAAACGACTAAAACCGGCCTCGCTCATGATGAGCCGGACGATAAAACGGCACATTATAGCCACGCAAAGCTGCGCTCAGGCCATCCGTCTTTGACCGCCGTCAGACCGTGAATCAGGCGGAAGTGCGCCAATTGCGGCGAAAAATCTGCTAACAATGGACATGGCATGGTCCATACGGCCTCTGAGCCATAATGCCGCCGTTCAGCCGGGCGCATCGCGCCGCGGACTCTCGTTCAAGGAGCCTCTATGAGCAGCACTGCAGTACAACCGGTCGAAGGCGAGAAGATCCTGATTGTCGATGACGACGCCCGCCTGCGTCGTCTGCTCGAACGGTTCTTCGACGAGCAGGGCTATCGCGTGCGAGCAGTGGAGAACGTCGAGCAGATGGACCGCCTGCTGTCGCGCGAACTGTTCAACCTGGTGGTGCTCGACCTGATGCTGCCCGGCGAGGATGGCATGAGTGCCTGCCGTCGCCTGCGCGCCGCCAACAACCAGGTGCCGATCATCATGCTGACCGCCAAGGGCGACGAGGGCAGCCGCATCCAGGGTCTGGAAATCGGCGCCGACGACTACCTGGCCAAGCCCTTCAACCCCCGCGAACTGCTGGCCCGTATCAAGGCCGTGCTGCGCCGCCAGGCGCCGGTGGTGCCGGGCGCCCCGGGCAGCGAGGACGAGAGCGTCACCTTTGGTGAGTACGAGCTGTCCCTGGCCACCCGCGAGCTGAAGAAGGGCGACGAGGTGCACATGCTCACCACCGGTGAGTTCGCGGTACTCAAGGCGCTGGTGCAGCACGCCCGCGAGCCGCTGACCCGCGACAAGCTGATGAACCTGGCCCGTGGCCGGGAGTGGGATGCCCTGGAGCGCTCCATCGACGTGCAGATCTCCCGCCTGCGCCGGCTGATCGAGCCGGATCCGTCCAAGCCGCGCTATATCCAGACCGTCTGGGGCGTGGGGTATGTGTTCGTGCCGGATGGCAACAAGTAACAGGCCGGTGAGAAACGACCTGCGTTGCCACCGCGGCGTTGAGAACAGGCGAAAAAGGCTCATGTACGACTCGTACACTCCGCTCCTTCGCCTATCCTCGTCTTGTCCTGGCTTGCCTCGGCTCGGGCTCTCTGCTTCGCTCTACCTCCTGCATCCGTGCAGTCGTCGCCTAGGTTTCTCAATGGCCTGTAAGCCAATAAAGCGTATGAGGGCTGGAGACCGAACCCAGCCCTCGTTCGTTAAGCCTTCCGCCTTCAGCGTTCTGCCCCGGCACCTGTTCCTATGAAAGCTCCACTCTGGTTTCCGCAAAGCTTCTTCTCGCGCACCCTCTGGCTGGTGCTGATCGTCGTGCTGTTCTCCAAGGCGCTGACCCTCGTCTACCTGATGATGAACGAGGACGTACTGGTGGACCGTCAGTACAGCCACGGCGCCGCACTGACCTTGCGCGCCTACTGGGCGGCGAACCCCGAGGACCGCGGCAATATCGCCGAGGCTGCCGGTCTCAAGCGGGTGACCCGTGCCGAAGTGCCGGCCAGCGAGGAGCACTGGCCCTATAGCGAGATCTTCCAGCGGCAGATGCAGTCCGAGCTGGGACCGGAAACCGAAACCCGGGTCCGCGCCAAGAGCCCGCCAGCCCTCTGGGTCCATGCGCCGACCCTTGGCGAGGACTGGGTTCGCGTGCCGCTCTACCCGCACCCGTTGCGTGGCCAGCGGATCTGGAGCGTGCTGGGCTGGTTCCTGGGCATCGGCCTGTTGTCCACGGCAGCGGCATGGATCTTCGTGCGCCAGCTCAGCGCGCCGCTCAAACGCCTGGTGATCGCCGCCCGCCAGTTCGGCCAGGGCCGCAGCGTGCGGCTACCGGTCGGTGACACGCCGAGCGAAATGGCCGAGGTGTACCGCGCGTTCAACCAGATGGCCGAGGACGTCGAGCAGGCCGGGCGTGAGCGTGAGCTGATGCTGGCCGGGGTGTCCCATGACTTGCGTACGCCGCTTACCCGATTGCGGCTGTCGCTGGAGTTTCTCGACCATGATTCGGAGCTGACCGACGACATGGTGCGCGACATCGAGGACATGGACGCCATCCTCGACCAGTTCCTGGCCTTTATCCGCGACGGTCGCGACGAGCCCGTCGAGGAGCTGGTGCTGCCCGAGCTGATTCGCGAGGTGGTCGCCCCCTACAACCAGAAGAGCGAACAGGTGCGCCTGTTCCTCGAAGCGGTGCCGGCCTTTCCGCTGCGTCGGGTGTCGATCAAGCGGCTGATCGTCAACCTCATCGAGAACGCCCTGCGCTATGGCGGCAGCCCGGTGGAGATCGTCCTGTCGGTGGCCGCTGACCACAGTGCGCCCTACGTGGTGCTCAGCGTGATGGACCGAGGCGCCGGTATCGACCCGAGCGAGCTGAGCAGTATCGTCAACCCTTTCATCCGTGGCGACAGCGCTCGCGGTGGCAAGGGCGCCGGCCTGGGCCTGGCCATCGTCAAGCGCATCGCCTCGCTGCATGGCGGCAGCGTGGAGCTGCGCAACCGTACCGGCGGAGGCCTGGAAGCCCGTATCTGCCTGCCTCTGGGCTTGCTGCTGCCACGCGACGCGGCCTGATTCTCGGCTAGGCTGTTAACTCGATGCAGGCACCTGTACAGCCCTGACGGGCTGCTTCATGCTGTGCTGGCATAGCGATATGAGGTTCGTATGCCCCGCACTGCCGAGCGCTTGCCGTTCTGGACCTGGTGGTTGCCGCTACCGGTGTTCCAGCTGGCGACCCAGCTGTCGCTGACCACCCAGGTCGAGAGCGGGCTGGGCGTCCTCTATCTGCCGTTCGCCCTCGGCCTGGTGCTGGTGCTCTGGTGGGGGCCACGCGTGCTGCTAGCGCTCTATGCCAACGCGCTGCTCTCCACGCCGCTATG
Above is a genomic segment from Pseudomonas argentinensis containing:
- a CDS encoding acyl-CoA dehydrogenase family protein; the protein is MWQYQAPLRDMRFVLEHWLQAPAAWSELPAFAEVDLPLALQVLEEAARFSSGVLAPLNASGDRQGCRWQDGEVSTPEGFAAAYRAFMEGGWPALACAPEHGGQGLPQLLDAALQEMLYASNHAWAMYTGIAHGAYLCLQAHAPQPLKERYLPAIVSGESLPTMCLTEPQAGSDVGLLRCRAEPQDDGTYRLSGSKLLISGGEHDLTDGILHLVLARLPEAPAGTRGISLFLVPKRLDDGRRNAVRCDGIEHKMGIKGSATCSLSFDGAQGWLIGEANRGLAALFVMMNSARLHVGLQGLGHAEAAWQNAADYARERRQMRAPSRPEGVAAAPADPIHYHPAMRLALLRLRTVSQGLRAIGYWGAHLLDQAEHAVLEAERQQAARLAGLLTPVIKAFSTDQGFHLASEALQVFGGYGYISEYAIEQTLRDSRIAMIYEGSNEIQANDLLLRKVLDDGGVALEELLAVFEQETAAGGAYAEQLSALGAKLRVLVKGIFNQTEGDAEFPYRIAGDFLHLLGWALLAYAWARSARLANALLANDPWYQEKLDGATFFFSYLMPESDLRIARINVARATLGFLA
- a CDS encoding MarR family winged helix-turn-helix transcriptional regulator is translated as MDTSTQPNQGGDGLPESWLDTLVGYALRRAQLKVFQHLVGNLAEHDLRPAQFTAMVIIDNEPGLMQADLARQLAIEPPQLVPLLNKLESRGLAQRVRGVQDKRAYGVFLTKAGIALLGQLKAIAVASDEAATAALDEDERAQLLRLLHKVNR
- the rmf gene encoding ribosome modulation factor, translating into MSHRDNTQHWSLESLTKAYQQGYMAGLAGHPSDTLPFADSMPAAAWEAGWVDGEGQRKLSAEKLSRAPDTKKRA
- the gshA gene encoding glutamate--cysteine ligase — translated: MSDLFSRRLALLGEHANLSLLSQCLHGIERECLRVDESGRLALSGHPAALGSALTNGQITTDYSESLLEFITATAVDPGETLAELERIHRFVYSKLDGEYLWSPSMPGPLPEEEVIPIARYGSSHIGQLKYVYRKGLALRYGKTMQCIAGIHYNFSLPEPLWALLQQAEGDKRSARDYQSSRYIALIRNFRRYSWLLMYLFGASPALDKNFMRGRPHQLQELDADTLYLPYATSLRMSDLGYQSEAQAGLTPCYNDLASYTDSLRQAVGTPYPPYVNIGTKKDGEWLQLNTNVLQIENEYYSNIRPKRVTYSGERPIQALMARGVQYVEARCLDINPFLPMGIDLAESRFLDAFLLYCALQDSPQLSNGECGNCSDNFLKVVKDGRRPGLHLQRHGAPVVLQTWAHELLDGIEAITELLDRSQGTDVHGAALLAQRAKVDDASLTPSAQVLTELQKGESFAAFSLRQSKRHAEHFRSQPLNAEQQAEFEQAARQSLQEQAELEAHEEGDFDSFAAAYQASILSLAV
- a CDS encoding PaaI family thioesterase gives rise to the protein MSQPADEIGKSSAFGRLLGLKIVKAEAGEAIIALSMHDGLRNLHGKLHGGALFSLIDTAMGQASHSLTDGEPSSVTLECKVNYIRGVTEGDLSCRAWVIHAGRRTQVIEAEVHQHDKLVAKAQATFACL
- a CDS encoding Tex family protein, coding for MLSINNRIAEELGVRPQQVAAAVALLDEGSTVPFIARYRKEVTGSLDDTQLRNLEERLRYLRELDDRRASILASIEEQGKLTPELSREINLADTKTRLEDLYLPYKQKRRTKGQIALEAGLGELADALFNDPSLTPESEAARFIDAEKGFADTKAVLEGAKYILMERFAEDASLLSSLRSFLKDNATLSARVVAGKENEGAKFRDYFEHDEKLKGAPSHRALAIFRGRNEGILTASLKVGEELPGTLHPCEGMIAERFGIANQGRAADRWLAEVVRWTWKVKLYTHLETDLLGELREGAEDEAISVFARNLHDLLLAAPAGPRATLGLDPGLRTGCKVAVVDATGKLLDTATVYPHAPRNDWDGTLNVLAKLCAKHGVDLIAIGNGTASRETDKLAIELIKKYPGLKMTKIMVSEAGASVYSASELAAREFPDLDVSLRGAVSIARRLQDPLAELVKIDPKSIGVGQYQHDVSQLKLARSLDAVVEDCVNAVGVDVNTASSALLARISGLNATLAQNIVAHRDAHGAFKTRDALKKVPRLGDKTFEQAAGFLRVMNGDNPLDASAVHPETYPLVQRIAADTGRDIRSLIGDTGFLKRLDPKKFTDETFGQVTVGDILSELEKPGRDPRPEFKTAEFQEGVETLKDLELGMILEGVVTNVTNFGAFVDIGVHQDGLVHISALSEKFIKDPHEAVKAGDVVKVKVMEVDIPRNRIALSMRMSDTPGEKVEGPRGGARQGGGKGGQAPRSERHSGQDKPAPANAAMASLFANAKQLRK
- the ompR gene encoding two-component system response regulator OmpR — its product is MSSTAVQPVEGEKILIVDDDARLRRLLERFFDEQGYRVRAVENVEQMDRLLSRELFNLVVLDLMLPGEDGMSACRRLRAANNQVPIIMLTAKGDEGSRIQGLEIGADDYLAKPFNPRELLARIKAVLRRQAPVVPGAPGSEDESVTFGEYELSLATRELKKGDEVHMLTTGEFAVLKALVQHAREPLTRDKLMNLARGREWDALERSIDVQISRLRRLIEPDPSKPRYIQTVWGVGYVFVPDGNK
- a CDS encoding ATP-binding protein; protein product: MKAPLWFPQSFFSRTLWLVLIVVLFSKALTLVYLMMNEDVLVDRQYSHGAALTLRAYWAANPEDRGNIAEAAGLKRVTRAEVPASEEHWPYSEIFQRQMQSELGPETETRVRAKSPPALWVHAPTLGEDWVRVPLYPHPLRGQRIWSVLGWFLGIGLLSTAAAWIFVRQLSAPLKRLVIAARQFGQGRSVRLPVGDTPSEMAEVYRAFNQMAEDVEQAGRERELMLAGVSHDLRTPLTRLRLSLEFLDHDSELTDDMVRDIEDMDAILDQFLAFIRDGRDEPVEELVLPELIREVVAPYNQKSEQVRLFLEAVPAFPLRRVSIKRLIVNLIENALRYGGSPVEIVLSVAADHSAPYVVLSVMDRGAGIDPSELSSIVNPFIRGDSARGGKGAGLGLAIVKRIASLHGGSVELRNRTGGGLEARICLPLGLLLPRDAA